The DNA window GCGCCGGCGCGCCACGTCTCGACGAGCTGCGGCACGGTCTCGGGCGGGTCCTGCAAATCGGCGGCGAGAATCACCGCGGCTTCGCCTGTCGCGTGTTCAAGCCCGGCGGTGAAGGCCTTGTGCGAGCCGAAATTGCGCGAGAAGCGGAGCCATTTCACCCGCGGGTCCTTCGCGGCAAGCGCGCGCAGCATCTCGGGCGTGCGGTCGCGCGAGTGGTCGTCCACGAACACGAACTCGACCTCGAGGTCGAGCGCCTTCCAGTCGAGCGCGCTGAGGCGCTCGTGAAGGGCCGGCAGGTTCTCCTCCTCGTTGTAGGCGGCGATGACGAGTGAGAGCTTGTTCATGCGCGACCCGCCTTTGCCTCGGTCTTCCAACGCTCGACATCGTCCTTCACGGAACGCACCACGCGCGCCGGCACGCCCGCGACAAGCGAGTAGGGCGGCACTTCCATTCCCTCGCGCAGCACCGCGCCCGCGGCGATGACGGAGTGATGACCGACTTTCGCGCCCATCAGCACCACGGCGTGCGTGCCGATGAAACAGTGGTCGCCAATCTCCGTGGGCTGGCGGTCCACCGCTGCGTGCGCCCGCCCGGTGAGGCAGCGGCGGACGGTCGAGTGCGTGAGGATTTGCGCGCCGCAACTGATGTCGCATCCGCGGCCGATCCTGAGCCCGCCCTGTCCATCAATCAGCGTGAACGCGCCGATCCAGGTTCCCTCGCCGATCTCCGGGTTGCCGGTGATCCACGCCAGCGGGTTGTAGGGGTTGGGCGGCAACG is part of the Verrucomicrobiota bacterium genome and encodes:
- a CDS encoding acyltransferase, whose product is MNPAAAAPLPPNPYNPLAWITGNPEIGEGTWIGAFTLIDGQGGLRIGRGCDISCGAQILTHSTVRRCLTGRAHAAVDRQPTEIGDHCFIGTHAVVLMGAKVGHHSVIAAGAVLREGMEVPPYSLVAGVPARVVRSVKDDVERWKTEAKAGRA